One part of the Neoarius graeffei isolate fNeoGra1 chromosome 2, fNeoGra1.pri, whole genome shotgun sequence genome encodes these proteins:
- the LOC132882273 gene encoding interferon-inducible GTPase 5-like, producing MASADPDVNAVLQASGESTIKKATQKAQTQIDQLFNISLHIAVTGVTGSGKSSFINAVRGLNYDNGDKGAAKTGVIETTMNVTSYKHPTMPNVTLWDLPGIGSPNFTAKKYFKDTQFSTYDFYIIILSKRVTENDIMLAKEIKRSKKLFYFVRSKIDEDIRAEETKRNFNKEETLSQIKRNCMEHLKEIENPKVFLISSKDITAFEFEELIDTLMSELPERKWSALMQSVPITSVAMLKKKVKMFEEAAWAAASLSGVIAVVPVPGLSLGCDASILVSFFTRCYYSFGLDDKSLKKLSERVNKPQLKDFIKSPLVLALAMGSNARLSLSAFAGSAVVEYLCSLVPGVGSALAAGISFACTFHLLKCGLKELEDAALMVLEEAGLQ from the coding sequence ATGGCCAGTGCAGATCCTGATGTAAACGCAGTACTCCAGGCCTCGGGAGAGTCTACCATCAAAAAAGCAACTCAAAAAGCACAAACACAAATTGACCAGTTATTTAATATCTCACTTCACATCGCTGTAACTGGAGTAACAGGTTCAGGAAAGTCATCTTTTATCAATGCAGTCAGAGGACTGAACTATGATAATGGTGACAAAGGCGCAGCTAAAACTGGAGTTATTGAAACCACAATGAACGTAACATCTTACAAACATCCCACAATGCCCAATGTGACGCTCTGGGACCTACCTGGAATTGGATCCCCAAATTTTACGGCTAAGAAATACTTTAAAGACACTCAGTTTAGCACATATGATTTCTACATCATCATCTTATCTAAGAGAGTCACAGAGAATGACATCATGTTGGCCAAAGAGATCAAAAGAAGCAAAAAGCTCTTTTACTTTGTGAGATCAAAGATAGATGAAGATATTCGAGCAGAAGAAACCAAAAGGAACTTTAACAAGGAAGAAACACTCTCACAGATCAAAAGGAACTGCATGGAACACTTGAAGGAGATTGAAAATCCAAAAGTTTTCCTGATATCCTCAAAGGATATTACAGCATTTGAATTTGAAGAGCTGATTGACACTCTGATGTCAGAGCTCCCAGAGAGGAAATGGTCTGCTCTGATGCAGTCGGTGCCCATCACCTCTGTGGCTATGCTGAAGAAAAAAGTGAAAATGTTTGAGGAAGCAGCATGGGCTGCAGCGAGTTTGTCTGGAGTCATTGCAGTAGTTCCAGTACCTGGTCTCTCACTGGGATGTGATGCCAGTATTTTAGTGTCTTTCTTTACAAGGTGCTATTACTCATTTGGCCTTGATGATAAATCACTTAAAAAACTGTCAGAAAGAGTTAACAAGCCACAACTGAaagatttcataaaatcacctcttGTACTGGCGTTGGCAATGGGCTCCAATGCAAGACTGTCGCTGTCTGCTTTCGCCGGATCAGCGGTGGTGGAGTATCTGTGCAGCTTGGTGCCTGGTGTAGGAAGTGCTCTAGCAGCTGGGATATCTTTTGCTTGTACATTCCATCTTTTGAAGTGTGGACTGAAAGAGCTTGAAGATGCAGCACTGATGGTGCTGGAAGAGGCGGGGTTACAGTGA